One window from the genome of Calditrichota bacterium encodes:
- a CDS encoding sugar transferase, producing MVEEKEAFIANILKTTDAIIVALSFVASYFIDDLIRSITNFQEMAYASEPTFQGFLFFSQKNAILTLAVIPTWLILLNAFNAYRDFRTRTFLKELTNIVKSALLSVLVFGSIFFLSQMKYASRLYIGVFTVTTALALIIEKQILFALLDAMHERGFNQINLLVVGTGKRARRFIRVVKSHSNWGLRIVGLIDDEHGMYGKKIEGYRVLGRLQDIPFILHRKVVDRVIFVVPRLWLHRLDDVILACEREGIATSISMDLYDLRIAKIKQTNFEEFPLLEFETFHANEWQLFIKRIMDIVISLIMLLLLSPVLLITAIAIKLESKGPVLFKQTRSGLNGRKFTLYKFRSMIVGAEMKKKMLEKMNEMDGPVFKIKRDPRITRVGRIIRKLSVDELPQLFNVLKGDMSIVGPRPPLPVEVEMYELWQRRRLSLKPGLTCIWQVSGRNNVNFDRWMEMDLEYIDSWSLWLDIKLLFKTVFVVSFGYGAS from the coding sequence ATGGTAGAAGAAAAAGAGGCTTTTATCGCCAATATCTTAAAAACGACGGATGCGATTATTGTCGCACTTTCGTTTGTGGCGTCATATTTTATAGATGACTTGATTCGTTCAATCACGAATTTTCAAGAGATGGCTTACGCGAGTGAGCCAACGTTTCAAGGATTTTTGTTTTTTTCCCAGAAGAATGCAATTTTGACCCTGGCAGTGATTCCGACGTGGCTGATTTTATTGAACGCATTCAATGCCTATCGAGACTTTCGAACGCGTACATTTCTCAAGGAATTAACTAATATTGTTAAATCTGCGCTATTGTCAGTGCTTGTTTTCGGCAGCATTTTTTTTCTGTCACAAATGAAATATGCCAGTCGTCTTTATATCGGCGTATTCACTGTCACGACCGCTCTTGCTTTGATAATTGAGAAGCAAATTTTATTTGCGTTACTCGATGCGATGCATGAGCGCGGGTTCAATCAGATCAACTTGCTCGTGGTTGGAACCGGAAAAAGAGCGCGGCGCTTTATTCGTGTCGTAAAAAGTCATTCCAATTGGGGCTTGCGAATTGTCGGTTTGATCGATGATGAACATGGAATGTACGGAAAAAAAATCGAAGGCTATCGCGTTCTTGGCCGTTTGCAGGATATCCCGTTTATTTTACACAGGAAAGTAGTCGATCGCGTTATTTTTGTTGTCCCCCGACTCTGGCTGCATCGACTGGACGATGTAATTTTAGCCTGCGAGCGCGAGGGAATCGCCACGTCGATTTCCATGGACTTATACGACTTACGCATCGCGAAAATCAAACAGACGAATTTTGAAGAGTTTCCGCTGTTAGAATTTGAGACGTTTCACGCCAATGAATGGCAGTTGTTCATAAAAAGAATCATGGATATTGTCATTTCTTTAATTATGCTGCTTTTGTTATCGCCGGTGCTTTTGATTACTGCCATTGCTATTAAATTGGAATCAAAGGGCCCTGTTCTTTTCAAGCAAACGCGTTCTGGTTTAAATGGACGAAAATTTACTTTGTACAAATTTCGGTCAATGATAGTCGGCGCCGAGATGAAAAAGAAAATGCTGGAAAAGATGAACGAGATGGACGGCCCGGTTTTCAAAATAAAAAGAGATCCGCGAATCACCAGAGTCGGCAGGATCATTCGAAAGCTTAGCGTTGATGAACTACCTCAACTGTTCAACGTGTTAAAGGGCGACATGAGCATCGTGGGCCCGCGCCCCCCTTTACCGGTGGAAGTCGAAATGTACGAACTGTGGCAACGGCGCCGTCTCAGCTTAAAGCCAGGCCTGACTTGCATCTGGCAGGTCAGCGGACGCAATAATGTCAATTTTGATCGCTGGATGGAAATGGACCTGGAGTATATCGATAGCTGGTCTTTGTGGTTGGATATCAAACTTTTGTTTAAAACCGTGTTCGTTGTTTCGTTCGGGTACGGCGCCAGCTAA
- a CDS encoding glycosyltransferase family 4 protein produces the protein MRILMIAPQPFFTPRGTPLSVLHRLNTLSSLGHKIDLVTYHIGQTIPFENVTYHRILKVPFVKSIQVGPSKRKIIVDFFVLMKSWALLFKNDYDVIHTHEEAGFFGVWLAKWFKTVHLYDMHSSLPQQLTNFKFTKLKFLIKIFASLENMTIQNSEAVITICPELFNYVHEKWPEKKQELIENVADNSLVFSEPEVGSDEIRKKYDLDSKQIILYAGTFEPYQGLDLLIDASRNIVKKTDQALFVLVGGNPDQVEKYKTMVEKNNLSQYFRFTGQVTPDWVPKFVEIADILVTPRIEGNNTPLKIYSYLRSGKPIVATNHTTHTQVLNPDVAMLTECTPESFSQGLLKVMQDENLQQKISRNAKKLAAEKYSFEIYVKKLSGIYEYLNSRHESGEKN, from the coding sequence ATGAGAATTTTGATGATTGCGCCACAACCATTTTTTACGCCAAGAGGGACACCGCTGAGTGTGTTGCATCGGCTAAACACGCTTTCGAGTTTGGGACACAAGATTGATCTGGTCACTTATCATATTGGTCAAACAATTCCCTTTGAAAATGTGACTTATCACCGGATTTTGAAAGTGCCTTTTGTCAAAAGCATTCAGGTCGGCCCGTCAAAACGCAAAATTATTGTTGATTTTTTTGTATTGATGAAATCGTGGGCGCTGTTGTTCAAAAATGATTACGATGTGATCCACACTCACGAAGAGGCTGGTTTTTTCGGCGTTTGGCTGGCGAAATGGTTCAAAACAGTTCATCTGTACGATATGCATTCTTCTTTGCCGCAGCAATTAACAAATTTCAAATTCACAAAATTGAAATTTTTGATCAAAATATTCGCGTCGTTGGAAAATATGACCATCCAAAATTCTGAGGCGGTGATCACTATTTGCCCTGAACTTTTCAATTATGTGCATGAAAAATGGCCTGAGAAAAAACAGGAATTGATCGAGAACGTGGCTGATAACAGTCTCGTTTTTAGCGAACCCGAGGTCGGTTCTGACGAAATCAGAAAAAAATATGATTTGGATTCTAAACAAATAATATTGTACGCCGGGACTTTTGAGCCTTATCAGGGTCTGGATTTGTTAATAGACGCCAGCAGGAATATTGTAAAAAAAACAGATCAGGCATTATTTGTGCTCGTCGGCGGGAATCCCGATCAGGTTGAAAAATACAAAACGATGGTAGAAAAAAATAACCTCTCACAATATTTTCGGTTTACGGGACAGGTGACGCCTGATTGGGTGCCCAAATTTGTCGAAATTGCGGACATACTGGTCACGCCGCGAATTGAAGGAAATAATACGCCGTTGAAAATTTATTCGTATTTGCGCTCAGGGAAGCCGATTGTCGCCACAAACCATACGACGCACACCCAAGTATTGAATCCTGATGTCGCGATGCTCACTGAGTGCACGCCCGAGTCGTTTTCCCAGGGGCTATTGAAAGTAATGCAGGACGAAAACTTGCAACAAAAGATTTCCAGGAATGCTAAAAAGTTGGCCGCCGAAAAATACAGCTTTGAAATTTATGTGAAAAAATTAAGCGGAATTTACGAGTATTTGAACAGTCGGCACGAAAGCGGAGAGAAAAATTAA
- the asnB gene encoding asparagine synthase (glutamine-hydrolyzing): MCGICGVVHTNFSQRVEESQLRRMTDAIVHRGPDDEGIYVKREVGLGMRRLSIIDLATGKQPISNETGDVWIVFNGEIYNHQELRKELIARGHRFATKADTESIIHAYEEYGERCVEKLNGMFAFAIWDEKKKSLFVARDRIGIKPLYYFFDKKRFIFGSEIKSILQAGEVPRRIDLQALDNFLTFEYIPAPLSVFQDIRKLPPGQTLTLKENEIYLRSYWNLQMGQDEFDPQRTQEKLVEVLQDAVKIRLMSDVPLGAFLSGGIDSSTIVALMAQVMNQPVKSFSIGFEDQTYNELNYARLIAQKYQTEHFESIIRPNALELMESLIHFLDEPFGDFSIFPTYLVSKMAREHVTVVLSGDGGDELFGGYDTYLAHQIANKYAKLPSWLKKGMVRPLVDSLPPSPKKKGLINRAKRFVEGTKLPSQLQHTRWMIFLQDAEREMLYTPEMRSGMSDASPYQFILDYFEHSAAQTTDEVNQQMYVDVKTYLVDDILVKVDRMSMATSLEARVPFLDHRVVELAASIPGTAKLQGKKSKVILKEAMRKYLPEEILYRGKEGFSIPIKNWLKNELKTMMLDLLNSDRIKAEGFFDSRFVERLISEHLSGKENHSHRLWALMMFEKWSDLYMK, from the coding sequence ATGTGCGGAATTTGCGGAGTTGTCCATACAAATTTTAGCCAGCGCGTCGAAGAAAGCCAACTCAGGCGAATGACCGACGCTATTGTGCACCGCGGACCTGACGACGAGGGAATTTACGTCAAGCGGGAAGTCGGATTGGGAATGCGGCGTTTGAGTATTATTGATCTGGCGACGGGAAAACAGCCCATCTCCAACGAAACCGGTGACGTGTGGATTGTTTTTAACGGAGAAATTTACAATCATCAGGAATTGCGCAAGGAATTGATCGCCAGGGGCCATCGCTTTGCCACCAAGGCAGACACGGAAAGCATCATTCACGCTTACGAGGAATACGGCGAGCGATGCGTGGAAAAACTGAATGGCATGTTTGCTTTTGCCATCTGGGATGAGAAAAAAAAATCGCTTTTTGTGGCGCGCGACCGCATCGGCATCAAGCCGCTGTATTATTTTTTCGATAAAAAACGATTCATTTTTGGCTCAGAAATAAAATCAATTTTGCAGGCGGGTGAAGTGCCGCGTCGCATCGATTTGCAGGCGCTGGACAATTTTTTGACATTTGAATATATTCCGGCGCCGTTGAGTGTTTTTCAGGACATTCGAAAATTGCCGCCCGGTCAAACTCTGACGCTGAAAGAAAATGAAATCTATTTGCGTTCTTATTGGAATCTGCAGATGGGGCAGGACGAATTTGATCCGCAAAGAACGCAGGAAAAATTGGTCGAGGTTTTGCAGGATGCGGTAAAAATCCGTTTGATGAGTGATGTGCCTTTGGGCGCATTTTTGAGCGGCGGGATTGATTCCAGCACGATTGTGGCGCTCATGGCGCAGGTGATGAATCAGCCGGTGAAATCTTTTTCCATCGGATTTGAGGATCAAACGTACAATGAGCTCAACTACGCGCGGTTGATCGCCCAAAAATATCAGACGGAACATTTTGAATCCATCATCCGGCCAAATGCACTGGAGTTGATGGAGAGCTTAATTCATTTCCTGGATGAGCCGTTCGGCGATTTTTCCATTTTTCCGACTTACCTGGTTTCCAAAATGGCGCGTGAGCATGTGACGGTTGTGCTTTCCGGAGACGGCGGAGATGAGCTTTTCGGCGGCTACGATACTTATTTGGCGCATCAAATTGCCAACAAATACGCAAAATTGCCAAGCTGGCTGAAAAAAGGAATGGTCAGGCCACTTGTTGATTCATTACCACCTTCGCCGAAAAAGAAGGGACTGATTAATCGCGCCAAGAGATTTGTGGAAGGCACAAAATTGCCGTCGCAATTGCAACACACGCGGTGGATGATTTTTTTACAGGATGCAGAACGGGAAATGCTTTACACACCGGAAATGAGGTCCGGTATGTCGGACGCCTCTCCGTATCAATTTATTTTGGATTATTTTGAGCATAGCGCGGCGCAAACAACTGATGAAGTAAATCAACAGATGTACGTGGATGTGAAAACTTATCTCGTGGATGATATTTTGGTGAAAGTCGATCGCATGAGCATGGCGACGTCGCTGGAGGCACGGGTTCCGTTTCTGGATCATCGCGTCGTAGAACTGGCGGCTTCTATCCCGGGCACCGCCAAATTGCAGGGCAAAAAATCGAAAGTGATTTTGAAAGAGGCAATGAGGAAATATCTGCCTGAAGAAATTTTATATCGCGGGAAAGAAGGATTCAGCATCCCCATCAAAAATTGGCTTAAAAATGAATTGAAAACGATGATGCTGGATTTACTGAATTCAGACAGAATTAAAGCAGAAGGATTTTTTGATTCTCGCTTTGTCGAGCGGCTCATTTCCGAACATTTGAGCGGCAAAGAGAACCACAGCCATCGGTTGTGGGCGCTGATGATGTTTGAAAAATGGAGCGATTTGTACATGAAATGA
- a CDS encoding glycerol-3-phosphate dehydrogenase/oxidase — protein MQRNLKKMSDEKYDLVVIGAGIYGAATAWDATLRGLKVALIDKGDFGGATSANSLKIIHGGLRYLQQFDVKRMRESIRERKILMYIAPNFVHPLPILMPTYSWKLKSRPALALALLANDIVGFDRNGLADPHKYMPLSKTMSPKKLKELIPGYDKYNLNGGALWYDCQCYNTERLLLHYVISAANKGAVVANYVKASGFVLENDRIAGVKVHDMISGDDFVIRTNMVINDAGPWVDKILADLNGRTPRKKFNLSTAMNIVVNRDIMGQYAAGLSGPYRHVFEDGREYRAHRILFFAPWRGKTIIGTNHRPYYGDQDKFKITEEEIASFLADVNEAYPTAKIKREEVTYFYGGFLPMDGTNPKTGEVQLMRHYKIFDHYKEDKIQGLITAIGVKYTTARDVAKKTVDFVFKKMGKKSPLSHTDRIRLYGGEIDMFEDFVNERSEQLAEKLDRRVVAHLSHNYGSAMDEILEYEREGEENLRKLDGSDEVLRAEVIHAVRKEMAQKLADVILRRTDLGSAGHPGEEAVAEAAEIMAKELGWSKEKKETEIQEVEQIYIPA, from the coding sequence ATGCAAAGAAATTTGAAAAAAATGAGCGATGAGAAATATGATCTGGTTGTCATTGGCGCCGGAATTTATGGCGCAGCGACGGCCTGGGACGCGACATTGCGGGGATTAAAAGTAGCGTTGATTGACAAAGGCGATTTCGGAGGCGCGACTTCGGCGAATAGTCTGAAAATTATTCACGGCGGACTGCGTTATTTGCAGCAATTTGACGTCAAACGAATGCGCGAGTCAATCCGGGAAAGAAAAATTTTAATGTACATTGCGCCTAATTTTGTCCATCCGCTGCCGATTTTGATGCCGACGTATAGTTGGAAATTAAAAAGCAGACCGGCGTTGGCGCTGGCTTTGCTGGCAAATGATATCGTTGGCTTTGATCGCAATGGTCTCGCGGATCCGCACAAGTATATGCCGCTCAGCAAAACCATGTCGCCGAAAAAGTTGAAAGAACTCATTCCCGGTTATGATAAATACAATTTGAACGGCGGCGCCTTGTGGTACGATTGCCAATGTTACAATACAGAGCGACTTTTATTGCATTACGTTATTTCTGCGGCGAATAAAGGCGCTGTGGTAGCAAATTATGTGAAAGCTAGCGGTTTCGTTCTGGAGAATGATCGAATTGCCGGCGTCAAAGTTCACGACATGATCTCCGGGGATGATTTTGTCATCCGGACAAACATGGTGATAAACGATGCCGGTCCCTGGGTGGACAAAATTCTGGCAGATCTGAACGGAAGAACTCCTCGGAAAAAATTCAATTTATCGACAGCGATGAATATTGTCGTCAATCGCGATATTATGGGGCAATATGCAGCCGGCTTGTCGGGACCGTACCGCCATGTTTTTGAGGACGGCCGAGAATACCGCGCCCATCGGATTTTATTTTTCGCCCCCTGGCGCGGGAAGACGATCATCGGCACCAATCATCGCCCTTACTACGGCGATCAAGATAAATTTAAAATTACCGAGGAAGAAATAGCGTCGTTTCTGGCGGATGTGAATGAAGCATATCCGACGGCAAAAATCAAGCGCGAAGAAGTCACTTATTTTTACGGCGGGTTTTTGCCCATGGATGGCACTAATCCTAAAACCGGCGAAGTACAACTGATGCGTCATTATAAAATTTTTGACCATTACAAAGAAGATAAAATTCAGGGGTTGATTACTGCCATCGGCGTGAAATACACGACAGCGCGGGATGTGGCGAAAAAGACGGTGGATTTTGTGTTTAAAAAAATGGGAAAAAAGTCGCCGCTCAGCCATACGGACAGAATTCGGCTTTACGGCGGTGAGATTGACATGTTCGAAGATTTTGTGAATGAGCGAAGCGAGCAACTCGCCGAAAAACTCGACCGCAGAGTGGTCGCTCATTTGAGCCACAACTACGGCTCTGCCATGGACGAAATTCTCGAATACGAACGCGAAGGTGAAGAAAATTTGCGGAAGCTTGACGGATCGGATGAAGTTTTGCGCGCTGAGGTGATTCACGCCGTGAGGAAAGAAATGGCGCAAAAGTTAGCCGATGTCATTTTACGCCGGACAGACCTTGGCTCTGCCGGCCATCCGGGGGAGGAAGCTGTCGCCGAAGCGGCGGAAATCATGGCCAAAGAACTAGGCTGGTCAAAGGAAAAAAAAGAGACGGAAATTCAGGAAGTTGAGCAAATTTACATTCCGGCTTAA
- a CDS encoding NAD-dependent epimerase/dehydratase family protein, whose amino-acid sequence MNKTVLVTGATGFTGGHLAEELVKKGYRVKALALPGQDRSKLDKLGVEVVIGDLTKKETLASAVKDAEIVFHIAAIFREQDVPRHLFFDVNVGGTKNLLESALDAGVKRFVHCSTVGVQGEIKNPPAKEEDPYNPLDYYQESKVQGEKLALQFFREHDIEGVVFRPVGIYGPGDTRFLKIFKFVNSGKFRMIGSGNVLYHLTYVKDLVQGIILCGEKKEAVGEVFTLGGNEYVTLNEYVKILAEVLGVPEPKKRVPLLPVWIAAVLCEAACYPFRIHPPLYRRRLEFFTKDRAFDISKAKRLLGYNPQVSLREGLKITADWYQENNLL is encoded by the coding sequence ATGAACAAAACAGTATTGGTGACCGGCGCGACCGGATTTACAGGCGGACATCTGGCTGAAGAATTGGTAAAAAAAGGCTACCGTGTCAAAGCGTTGGCGCTGCCCGGGCAGGATAGGAGTAAATTGGACAAATTGGGCGTTGAAGTTGTGATTGGCGATTTGACGAAAAAAGAGACCCTGGCTTCCGCGGTGAAGGATGCAGAGATTGTTTTTCACATTGCGGCAATTTTTCGCGAGCAGGATGTACCGCGCCATCTGTTTTTTGACGTGAATGTGGGCGGAACGAAAAATTTGTTGGAGAGCGCGCTGGATGCCGGAGTGAAACGGTTTGTTCATTGCAGCACGGTTGGCGTGCAGGGTGAAATCAAAAATCCTCCGGCAAAAGAAGAAGATCCGTACAATCCGCTGGACTATTACCAGGAATCAAAAGTTCAGGGAGAGAAATTAGCGTTACAATTTTTCAGAGAACATGACATCGAAGGCGTGGTTTTCAGGCCGGTGGGAATTTACGGCCCCGGCGATACGCGTTTTTTGAAAATTTTCAAATTTGTGAACAGCGGAAAGTTTCGCATGATCGGCAGCGGGAACGTGCTCTATCATTTAACTTATGTGAAAGATTTGGTGCAGGGCATCATTCTCTGCGGGGAGAAGAAAGAGGCTGTCGGGGAAGTTTTTACGCTGGGCGGAAATGAGTACGTGACATTGAATGAATATGTGAAGATTCTGGCGGAGGTTTTGGGCGTGCCTGAGCCGAAAAAGAGGGTACCCCTGTTGCCGGTCTGGATTGCTGCTGTTTTGTGCGAGGCGGCGTGTTATCCTTTTCGCATTCATCCGCCACTTTATCGCCGGAGACTGGAGTTTTTCACCAAAGACCGAGCGTTTGATATTTCTAAAGCAAAGCGGCTATTGGGCTATAATCCGCAAGTTTCCTTAAGAGAAGGTTTGAAGATTACCGCTGATTGGTATCAAGAAAACAATCTACTTTAA
- a CDS encoding flippase-like domain-containing protein: MAKERTTLSKDQMAKKSPRRHLFTLIKGIISAALIYYLLNRTNLSEIWAAVKSADPWILLLSFSLHAVGYYASAYRWRVLALAQEMDLPVSYLVESYAVAMFFNNILPSTIGGDAVRAYDSWRKGFPKLKSIATVGVERFIGMFALVVFAIIAVALTREIGQHVPLLWLWVVLCFVLMWLVLQGIFLQQGKARILAKIFNLPGFGIFRKIVNKFSGAFVNLRGKNKALVVSLLLSLLLQINVIFHYFLISRAMGLHVPFMKFWIIIPIALFLQMIPLSINGIGIRENLFVFLLGLYGVTTAQAIAFSWIAYAMILALGIFGGVLYIFRKEGKIDKTFLEKESEMATTETKTREEILDTQKELLDQKTSAMAKYQELVLGKKGLWNLLKFELVMTLTSWVPGALGLVLRKKLYPLILGSCGRNVVFGVNIAIRHPHKIHIGDNVVIDDHCVLDAKGDGNKGIKIGNGVFVGRNTILTCHDGDIILEDNVNIGFNCVISSLGSIVIKENHLMAAFCYLVGGDHVADRTDVPVLYQGRTATGIVLEENIWLGAGVAILDGSHVGRDSIIGAHAVVNGNIDPYSIAVGIPAKTIRDRRKNGENKKEK; the protein is encoded by the coding sequence ATGGCAAAAGAAAGAACGACATTAAGCAAAGACCAGATGGCAAAGAAAAGTCCGCGCCGGCATCTTTTCACATTGATCAAGGGAATCATCAGTGCAGCGTTGATTTACTATTTGTTGAACCGAACGAATCTGTCCGAAATTTGGGCGGCGGTTAAGTCTGCGGATCCGTGGATTTTGCTGCTGTCATTTTCGCTGCACGCGGTGGGATATTACGCCAGCGCTTATCGTTGGCGGGTACTTGCCCTGGCGCAGGAGATGGATTTGCCGGTCTCTTATCTGGTTGAATCTTACGCGGTGGCGATGTTTTTCAATAACATTTTGCCGTCCACCATTGGCGGAGACGCGGTTCGCGCTTACGATTCCTGGCGAAAAGGATTTCCGAAATTGAAATCCATCGCCACTGTCGGCGTGGAGCGATTTATCGGTATGTTTGCGTTAGTAGTTTTTGCCATCATCGCGGTGGCGTTGACGCGGGAAATCGGCCAGCATGTGCCGTTGTTGTGGCTGTGGGTCGTTCTGTGTTTTGTCCTGATGTGGCTTGTTTTGCAGGGAATTTTTCTACAACAGGGAAAAGCGCGAATTTTGGCAAAAATTTTTAACCTTCCGGGATTCGGCATTTTTCGAAAAATTGTGAATAAATTCTCCGGAGCATTTGTCAATTTAAGAGGAAAAAACAAAGCGTTGGTAGTTTCGCTGCTGCTTTCTTTGCTTTTACAAATCAATGTGATTTTTCACTATTTTTTGATTTCCCGAGCCATGGGATTGCATGTTCCATTTATGAAATTCTGGATTATTATCCCCATCGCTTTGTTTTTGCAAATGATACCGCTTTCCATCAATGGCATCGGTATCCGGGAAAACTTGTTTGTTTTCTTGCTGGGATTGTACGGCGTGACCACGGCGCAGGCGATCGCTTTTTCCTGGATCGCTTACGCCATGATTTTAGCGTTGGGAATTTTTGGCGGTGTTTTATATATTTTTAGAAAAGAAGGAAAAATTGATAAAACTTTTTTGGAAAAGGAGAGCGAAATGGCAACAACCGAAACCAAGACCAGAGAGGAAATTTTAGATACGCAGAAAGAGCTGCTTGATCAAAAAACATCGGCAATGGCAAAGTATCAGGAACTCGTTTTAGGAAAAAAAGGCTTGTGGAATTTGTTAAAGTTTGAATTGGTAATGACGTTGACAAGTTGGGTTCCTGGCGCGCTGGGCCTTGTTTTGAGAAAAAAGCTTTACCCGCTCATTTTGGGAAGTTGCGGCAGAAATGTTGTTTTTGGCGTCAACATTGCTATTCGGCATCCGCACAAAATTCATATCGGCGATAATGTGGTAATTGACGACCACTGCGTTTTGGATGCGAAAGGCGACGGCAACAAAGGGATAAAAATCGGCAATGGTGTTTTCGTCGGAAGAAATACAATTTTGACATGTCATGACGGCGACATTATTTTGGAAGATAATGTGAATATTGGCTTTAATTGTGTGATTTCTTCGTTGGGATCCATTGTGATCAAAGAAAATCATCTCATGGCAGCGTTTTGCTATTTAGTGGGCGGAGATCATGTCGCCGACCGAACCGATGTGCCTGTATTGTATCAGGGACGGACGGCCACCGGGATTGTGCTGGAAGAAAATATCTGGCTCGGCGCTGGTGTGGCTATTTTGGACGGCTCTCACGTGGGAAGAGATTCGATTATCGGCGCTCATGCGGTGGTGAACGGAAATATTGATCCTTATTCCATCGCCGTGGGTATTCCCGCCAAAACAATCCGCGATCGCAGGAAGAATGGGGAAAACAAAAAGGAAAAATAA
- the asnB gene encoding asparagine synthase (glutamine-hydrolyzing) encodes MIAGILHKNKNKAAAKEDVLSLLKQTAKNGSAIKVVGNKNFVVGFAPDKVQTMDNAANLWHNNNDTVTVLFSGHIYNQKQFPEISDGDMPVGRVLYERFKEAGVDLFDQINGNYALCLWNSETQQFFLTRDHLGVEPLYYFENEEIVVFASSMDVLLRHPEIKAEIDFEAAYRYLLFNYNPGTNTFIRGVKKLRPGYYFKFANGNGQTKRYWFLSFQADKILQEEEYVAELLPMMREAVKIRLEQSDSHGAFLSGGMDSSSIVGLMSPIVQGDVHTFSFRCRGKSFDESHYAKIVSDRYGTKHHLVEYSPQEVLSIEEIVSLMDEPFSDIGIEVASYILGKEAQGKTNYVLTGDGGDELFAGHPVYQADQVAQKFSRLPRPVQKMITSIFRLFPDTEKKKSFAVKAQRFAYSYQFPAQLFSNRWRIYYTDKEFKQLLKNDLHEELTGADPLAEIVSIYQEADGDDFLSKTLYGDYHTVVSFYLRRMQLLRAFGIEGRFPLFDPKLVEYAAKIPSELKLRGSETKYILHKTMTGVLPDEIVFRKDKLGHSVPFKNWLRDEAQIKSFVTDILSASAVQRRGLFNYKFVSNLLEEHFKRTKNNSHRIWALLVLELWMQKHLD; translated from the coding sequence ATGATTGCGGGAATTCTGCATAAAAATAAAAACAAAGCAGCGGCAAAAGAAGATGTCCTGTCACTTTTGAAGCAAACGGCGAAAAACGGCTCTGCGATAAAGGTTGTGGGGAATAAAAATTTTGTTGTCGGATTTGCGCCGGATAAGGTTCAGACGATGGACAATGCGGCAAATCTTTGGCACAATAACAATGACACGGTGACGGTTTTGTTTTCCGGGCATATTTATAATCAAAAGCAATTTCCGGAAATTAGCGATGGCGATATGCCTGTGGGAAGAGTTTTGTATGAGCGATTCAAGGAAGCCGGAGTTGATTTATTTGATCAGATAAACGGCAATTACGCTCTTTGCCTGTGGAATAGCGAAACGCAGCAATTTTTTCTGACGCGGGACCATCTCGGCGTTGAGCCGCTTTATTATTTTGAAAATGAAGAAATTGTTGTATTTGCTTCGTCAATGGATGTGCTGCTACGCCATCCGGAAATCAAAGCAGAAATTGATTTTGAAGCGGCGTACCGCTACTTGCTTTTCAATTATAATCCCGGAACGAATACTTTTATTCGAGGGGTGAAGAAACTTCGTCCGGGATATTATTTCAAATTTGCAAACGGAAACGGGCAGACAAAACGATATTGGTTTTTGTCGTTTCAGGCGGATAAAATTTTGCAGGAGGAGGAATACGTCGCAGAATTGCTCCCAATGATGCGCGAAGCAGTGAAAATTAGGCTGGAGCAGAGCGATAGCCACGGTGCATTTTTGAGCGGCGGCATGGATTCGAGCTCAATTGTCGGGCTTATGAGCCCGATAGTGCAGGGCGATGTGCACACGTTTTCTTTTCGCTGCCGGGGAAAATCTTTTGACGAATCCCATTACGCGAAAATTGTCTCTGATCGCTACGGCACAAAACATCACCTGGTGGAATATTCGCCGCAAGAGGTGCTTTCCATTGAGGAAATTGTAAGTCTCATGGACGAGCCGTTCAGTGACATTGGCATCGAAGTTGCGTCGTACATTCTGGGCAAAGAGGCTCAGGGAAAAACTAACTACGTCCTCACCGGCGATGGCGGCGACGAACTTTTTGCCGGCCATCCGGTTTATCAGGCAGATCAAGTGGCGCAGAAATTTTCCCGTCTGCCGCGTCCGGTGCAGAAAATGATCACCAGTATTTTTAGGCTTTTTCCTGACACGGAAAAAAAGAAGAGCTTTGCCGTCAAAGCCCAGCGCTTTGCCTACAGTTACCAATTTCCGGCGCAATTATTCAGCAATCGCTGGCGAATTTATTACACGGACAAAGAATTCAAACAATTGTTGAAAAATGACCTGCACGAAGAACTGACAGGCGCGGATCCGTTAGCAGAAATTGTCAGCATTTATCAGGAAGCAGACGGCGACGATTTTCTGAGTAAGACGCTTTACGGCGATTATCACACAGTGGTGAGTTTTTATTTGCGGCGAATGCAGCTTTTGCGGGCGTTTGGGATCGAAGGCCGATTTCCCCTGTTTGATCCCAAATTGGTGGAGTACGCGGCGAAAATTCCGTCTGAATTGAAGTTGCGCGGCTCGGAGACGAAATATATCCTCCACAAAACAATGACTGGCGTGTTGCCGGACGAGATTGTTTTTCGCAAAGACAAATTAGGGCACAGCGTCCCGTTCAAAAATTGGCTGCGGGACGAAGCGCAGATAAAATCTTTTGTCACGGATATTTTGTCCGCAAGCGCGGTTCAGCGGCGTGGTTTGTTCAATTACAAATTTGTAAGTAATTTATTGGAAGAACATTTCAAGCGAACGAAAAATAATTCTCATCGCATCTGGGCGCTGTTGGTGCTGGAGCTGTGGATGCAGAAACATCTGGACTGA